A segment of the Conexibacter woesei Iso977N genome:
GATCGCGCCGACGATCGCCCCGATCCCTGCGATGAAGAAGAAGACAGCGGACATGGTGGTGACCTTGGACCTGGACCGCCCAGCGGCCGAGGCTACTCGCCTTCCTTGCGCAGCGGCGTGCGCTCGAAGGGCTCCGCGAGCAACATCTCCTTGGTGAAGATGAGGTCGTGGCGGGCGTAGTCGGACATCTCGAAGTCGTTGCCCATCGTGATCGCGTCGAACGGGCAGGCGACCTCGCAGTAGCCGCAGAAGATGCAGCGGCTGAGGTTGATCTCGTAGACCGCGGCGTAACGCTCACCGGCGGACACGCGGTTGTCCGGCGTGTTCTCGGCGGCGACGACGCGGATGCAGTCCGACGGGCAGGCGGCGGCGCACAGCGAGCAGCCGACGCACTTCTCCAGCCCCGTGTCCTCGAACTTGTGGAGGCGAT
Coding sequences within it:
- a CDS encoding NuoI/complex I 23 kDa subunit family protein, producing MAPWPPSADELIVVDAPKRLGGPGSFYRAFGETLRGLKTTLRQSVAPVSVVSYPEEKIPVYPRFRGRHRLHKFEDTGLEKCVGCSLCAAACPSDCIRVVAAENTPDNRVSAGERYAAVYEINLSRCIFCGYCEVACPFDAITMGNDFEMSDYARHDLIFTKEMLLAEPFERTPLRKEGE